The Phragmites australis chromosome 15, lpPhrAust1.1, whole genome shotgun sequence genome window below encodes:
- the LOC133893568 gene encoding uncharacterized protein LOC133893568 isoform X2 yields the protein MNRREPADSPFRDLSNLRAPRPSPKPVPASPLFFAASKTPLQAPTPTPLRRRRPGAGAPTPTPLGRRLRALEADQLRSARRAESGGERALRTFAASASSWLSLLLRDPSACGCSPATGSAASQPCAAGKRDALDGERANGGRSPKRRRGGDLRGERRKGMTPVMAAALRDSLREACSLDDVTERMGRHMSKDACEEVLVMMYQICKNIDEGRLKMKAHCPLVTDLRLKEKAIRIFMCYNPEWLRIGLHIVLGGDSLLPNGSGKKDKEVPFLKLILEKQMFGQIMTAKSSAHNKVAQGLHRQGYSEPLGNIILKRIFLLVAALDRAKIESALPGETGIDGLDGGSPLLFYHQDQIKSSRQIIQESLGEAMHGEGDLLIHLATMGYKLSYQQPALSEYDFTIRSLFEDLQDGIIICRVVQLLLSDASIILKVTAPSDTHKKKLHNCTVAIQYIKQAGVPLSDSDGVTISAEDIATGDKELILSLLWNVFIHMQLPLLANTTSLAQEVTRLKVLTEQLISESKSHIGLLYDWVQVICSKNGMKVEIPSQFDRRALNCLINYYLDIDIIPLKDTLSGCRKELFTSHELDTITDIASCPSSKMGKVLADFLQDIPASSILADDVLFDEKSAILLLAFLSSYLTNDKRLDQLKNFINMRLDHQSPETKISARCRCRGEDDVKYQSPRTNNKDGSEWAATIIQTHARSIIAKNKYCKRKKAIFILQGALRAWSAVIMKRNRSCLAIAASTPWKAHGNYNRHFVFIIERRRFVQMRKSSIMIQQAVRIWIRGRKSHDNNEPFKRHEFLETTTPSETNCIAPAPLEQRSGQDKTIASATPSQHCERVDTLRASAAPHLCFDAIDCLDSATPLQLSDKPSNPVTSAIQLCKSGRDCIDRPSPLLSMFESSRISTVSCQLCEVETSNVVSATKLVCEDDVDCGGKILSRTFFKHEQPVSTWIDFPVFKEVVAVQRIQSAYRRFLHNRNLRVAATIKIQSHWRGLSVRKCFTRQVQAIIAIQTSTRLFLYHRAFQRRRLAAILIQQVVRGWLARKRLLGSSLQTYRRLCVLDQSQHKKCHQSLELKIVLHSVLRLQRWWRKFLLHQSIRTSVISIQSFVRGWLARKQLNRVFCCINIIQRWWRKHLFLESRKKSVIVIQAHFRGWIARQAAIRNRKRITTIQSYVKAYLVRKASKQEVTDIRSRLLKSSAQVDDSMRLINRLVAALSQLLRCRSISSIRQTCATLSTATEYSEKCCETLVNAGAVDILLKQIHLLNRGIPDQEVLKQVLLSLRNIAHYPNHLRMVLVNNPESVEIIFHELLRNKKDGFFIAADILKKFCESKEGHETARTLQYHTRRLRNLVQDLEKKVELDKRNGRTGAVKENNLRRLGEAATLYNLLTSDH from the exons ATGAACCGCCGCGAGCCCGCCGACTCCCCCTTCCGCGACCTCTCCAACCTCCGCGCCCCGAGACCTAGCCCCAAACCCGTACCCGCCTCCCCGCTCTTCTTCGCCGCCTCCAAAACCCCGCTCCAGGCTCCCACTCCGACGCCACTCCGCCGCCGGAGGCCCGGCGCCGGCGCACCGACCCCAACgcccctcggccgccgcctccgcgcgCTCGAGGCCGACCAGTTGCGCTCCGCCCGCCGCGCCGAGTCCGGCGGCGAGCGCGCCCTCCGCACCTTCGCCGCATCCGCTTCGTCATggctctccctcctcctccgcgaCCCCTCCGCCTGCGGCTGCTCACCTGCCACTGGTTCCGCCGCCTCCCAGCCCTGCGCTGCGGGTAAGCGCGACGCGCTCGATGGAGAGCGGGCGAATGGGGGGCGCAGCCCGAAGAGGCGCCGTGGTGGTGATCTCCGCGGGGAGAGGAGGAAAGGAATGACGCCAGTTATGGCGGCCGCGTTAAGGGATTCTCTGAGGGAGGCTTGCAGCCTGGATGATGTTACGGAGAGGATGGGGAGGCACATGAGCAAGGACGCGTGCGAGGAGGTGCTCGTCATGATGTACCAAATTTGCAAG aacATCGATGAGGGTAGACTGAAGATGAAAGCACATTGCCCTCTTGTTACTGACCTTAGGCTCAAAGAGAAAGCAATCAGAATTTTCATGTGTTACAATCCAGAGTGGCTCAGGATTGGCTTGCATATTGTCCTTGGGGGTGATTCCCTGCTGCCGAATGGATCAGGGAAAAAGGACAAGGAGGTTCCTTTTCTAAAACTTATTCTGGAGAAGCAGATGTTTGGTCAAATCATGACTGCAAAATCCTCTGCTCATAATAAGGTGGCACAAGGGCTCCACAGACAGGGTTATAGTGAACCGTTAGGCAATATAATACTGAAAAGAATTTTTCTGCTTGTTGCCGCACTGGACAGAGCTAAAATAGAAAGTGCTCTACCTGGCGAAACCGGAATTGATGGCCTTGATGGTGGATCCCCTCTTTTATTTTATCACCAAGACCAAATAAAATCTAGTCGGCAAATCATTCAGG AGTCTTTGGGGGAGGCCATGCATGGAGAAGGTGACCTCCTGATTCACCTCGCAACTATGGGATATAAACTGAGTTATCAACAG CCTGCTCTGTCAGAGTATGATTTCACTATAAGGAGTCTATTTGAGGATCTCCAAGATGGCATAATTATTTGTAGAGTTGTTCAGCTGCTGCTCTCTGATGCATCAATTATTTTG AAAGTGACTGCTCCTTCAGATACACATAAGAAGAAGTTGCATAATTGCACCGTAGCTATACAGTATATCAAGCAAGCTGGGGTTCCATTATCTGATTCTGATGGAGTCACAATTTCGGCTGAAGACATTGCTACTGGGGATAAGGAGCTTATTCTTTCATTGCTGTGGAATGTGTTCATCCATATGCAG CTACCCTTGTTAGCAAACACAACTTCACTAGCTCAGGAAGTGACCAGGCTAAAAGTACTAACG GAACAACTAATTTCTGAGAGCAAGTCACACATTGGCTTGCTTTACGATTGGGTTCAG GTGATATGCTCAAAAAATGGCATGAAAGTTGAAATTCCATCTCAGTTTGACAGGAGAGCACTGAACTGCCTCATCAACTATTATTTGGACATTGATATTATTCCTCTCAAG GACACACTAAGTGGATGTCGAAAGGAATTGTTCACCAGTCATGAACTTGATACTATTACTGATATCGCCAGCTGTCCATCCAGCAAGATGGGGAAAGTGCTTGCAGACTTTCTTCAG GATATTCCAGCTAGCAGTATCCTAGCTGATGATGTATTATTTGATGAAAAGAGTGCAATACTTTTGCTTGCATTCCTATCTTCATATCTGACTAATGACAAAAGATTG GATCAACTAAAGAATTTTATCAATATGAGGTTGGACCACCAAAGCCCGGAGACTAAGATTTCCGCTAGGTGTAGATGTCGAGGAGAGGATGATGTGAAGTATCAATCTCCTCGGACGAATAACAAAGATGGTTCAG AGTGGGCTGCAACTATTATACAGACTCATGCCAGAAGTATTATTGCAAAGAATAAATATTGTAAGCGTAAGAAGGCAATATTTATCCTGCAAGGTGCTCTCAGAGCTTGGTCAGCTGTTATCATGAAAAGGAATCGTAGCTGTCTAGCTATTGCTGCCTCTACTCCCTGGAAAGCACATG GAAACTACAACAGACATTTTGTTTTCATAATAGAAAGGCGTAGATTTGTGCAGATGAGAAAATCTTCAATTATGATTCAGCAGGCTGTAAGGATTTGGATTAGAGGAAGAAAAAGCCACGATAACAATGAGCCTTTCAAAAGGCATGAGTTCTTGGAAACTACAACTCCATCCGAAACTAATTGTATTGCTCCTGCCCCTCTGGAGCAACGCAGTGGTCAGGATAAAACCATAGCTTCAGCCACTCCTTCGCAGCACTGCGAGCGTGTGGATACACTCAGAGCTTCTGCTGCTCCTCATCTTTGTTTTGATGCCATTGACTGTCTAGATTCAGCCACTCCACTGCAGCTTAGCGATAAACCGAGCAATCCTGTAACTTCAGCCATTCAGCTGTGCAAAAGTGGGCGTGACTGTATAGATCGTCCAAGTCCTCTTCTGAGTATGTTTGAGAGTAGCCGTATAAGTACCGTTAGCTGTCAGTTGTGTGAGGTTGAGACTTCCAACGTAGTTTCAGCCACTAAGCTTGTGTGCGAGGATGACGTGGACTGCGGTGGCAAAATTTTATCTCGAACTTTCTTCAAGCATGAACAGCCAGTGTCTACCTGGATCGATTTCCCAGTTTTCAAGGAAGTAGTGGCTGTTCAAAGGATACAATCTGCATATAGAAGATTCTTGCACAACAGAAACTTAAGGGTAGCTGCTACAATCAAAATCCAGAGCCACTGGCGGGGTTTATCAGTGCGCAAGTGCTTCACAAGGCAAGTTCAGGCTATCATAGCAATCCAGACCTCAACAAGACTATTCTTGTACCACCGGGCTTTTCAGCGGCGCCGGCTTGCTGCAATACTGATTCAACAAGTTGTCAGGGGATGGTTAGCTAGAAAGAGACTGTTAG GTTCTTCGCTGCAAACCTACAGAAGACTTTGTGTACTTGACCAAAGTCAACACAAAAAATGTCATCAAAGCCTTGAGTTGAAAATTGTGCTACATTCAGTCTTAAGGCTACAAAGATGGTGGAGGAAGTTCCTGCTGCATCAGTCCATCAGAACATCAGTGATCTCAATTCAATCTTTTGTCCGTGGTTGGTTGGCTCGGAAACAACTAAATCGAGTTTTCTGTTGCATCAACATCATTCAA AGATGGTGGAGAAAACATTTGTTTCTTGAATCAAGGAAGAAATCTGTGATTGTTATCCAAGCTCATTTTCGTGGTTGGATAGCACGACAAGCTGCAATTAGAAATAGGAAACGTATTACTACAATTCAG TCCTATGTTAAAGCCTACCTTGTGAGGAAAGCTTCGAAGCAAGAAGTTACTGATATAAGGTCTAGATTACTGAAGTCTTCTGCACAAGTTGATGATAGCATGCGCCTGATCAACAGACTGGTGGCTGCACTGTCGCAGCTTCTTCGCTGTCGGAGCATAAGCAGCATTCGACAAACTTGCGCAACACTAA GTACTGCTACAGAGTATTCCGAGAAGTGCTGCGAAACACTAGTCAATGCTGGTGCTGTAGACATTTTGCTCAAGCAAATCCATTTGCTGAACCGTGGGATCCCTGACCAGGAAGTCTTGAAGCAAGTGCTCCTTTCTCTCAGGAACATTGCACACTATCCGAATCATCTTAGGATGGTGCTAGTCAACAATCCAGAATCAGTTGAAATCATCTTCCATGAGTTGCTCAG GAACAAAAAAGACGGGTTCTTCATCGCAGCTGATATTCTGAAGAAGTTTTGTGAATCCAAGGAAGGCCATGAAACCGCCCGAACACTGCAGTACCACACAAGGAGGCTGCGCAATCTGGTGCAGGACCTCGAGAAGAAGGTGGAGCTCGACAAGAG GAATGGCCGCACCGGAGCCGTGAAGGAGAACAATCTGCGGCGCCTTGGGGAGGCCGCCACGCTCTATAATCTCCTGACTAGTGATCATTAA
- the LOC133893568 gene encoding uncharacterized protein LOC133893568 isoform X1, with amino-acid sequence MNRREPADSPFRDLSNLRAPRPSPKPVPASPLFFAASKTPLQAPTPTPLRRRRPGAGAPTPTPLGRRLRALEADQLRSARRAESGGERALRTFAASASSWLSLLLRDPSACGCSPATGSAASQPCAAGKRDALDGERANGGRSPKRRRGGDLRGERRKGMTPVMAAALRDSLREACSLDDVTERMGRHMSKDACEEVLVMMYQICKNIDEGRLKMKAHCPLVTDLRLKEKAIRIFMCYNPEWLRIGLHIVLGGDSLLPNGSGKKDKEVPFLKLILEKQMFGQIMTAKSSAHNKVAQGLHRQGYSEPLGNIILKRIFLLVAALDRAKIESALPGETGIDGLDGGSPLLFYHQDQIKSSRQIIQESLGEAMHGEGDLLIHLATMGYKLSYQQPALSEYDFTIRSLFEDLQDGIIICRVVQLLLSDASIILKVTAPSDTHKKKLHNCTVAIQYIKQAGVPLSDSDGVTISAEDIATGDKELILSLLWNVFIHMQLPLLANTTSLAQEVTRLKVLTEQLISESKSHIGLLYDWVQVICSKNGMKVEIPSQFDRRALNCLINYYLDIDIIPLKDTLSGCRKELFTSHELDTITDIASCPSSKMGKVLADFLQDIPASSILADDVLFDEKSAILLLAFLSSYLTNDKRLDQLKNFINMRLDHQSPETKISARCRCRGEDDVKYQSPRTNNKDGSGTNQEWAATIIQTHARSIIAKNKYCKRKKAIFILQGALRAWSAVIMKRNRSCLAIAASTPWKAHGNYNRHFVFIIERRRFVQMRKSSIMIQQAVRIWIRGRKSHDNNEPFKRHEFLETTTPSETNCIAPAPLEQRSGQDKTIASATPSQHCERVDTLRASAAPHLCFDAIDCLDSATPLQLSDKPSNPVTSAIQLCKSGRDCIDRPSPLLSMFESSRISTVSCQLCEVETSNVVSATKLVCEDDVDCGGKILSRTFFKHEQPVSTWIDFPVFKEVVAVQRIQSAYRRFLHNRNLRVAATIKIQSHWRGLSVRKCFTRQVQAIIAIQTSTRLFLYHRAFQRRRLAAILIQQVVRGWLARKRLLGSSLQTYRRLCVLDQSQHKKCHQSLELKIVLHSVLRLQRWWRKFLLHQSIRTSVISIQSFVRGWLARKQLNRVFCCINIIQRWWRKHLFLESRKKSVIVIQAHFRGWIARQAAIRNRKRITTIQSYVKAYLVRKASKQEVTDIRSRLLKSSAQVDDSMRLINRLVAALSQLLRCRSISSIRQTCATLSTATEYSEKCCETLVNAGAVDILLKQIHLLNRGIPDQEVLKQVLLSLRNIAHYPNHLRMVLVNNPESVEIIFHELLRNKKDGFFIAADILKKFCESKEGHETARTLQYHTRRLRNLVQDLEKKVELDKRNGRTGAVKENNLRRLGEAATLYNLLTSDH; translated from the exons ATGAACCGCCGCGAGCCCGCCGACTCCCCCTTCCGCGACCTCTCCAACCTCCGCGCCCCGAGACCTAGCCCCAAACCCGTACCCGCCTCCCCGCTCTTCTTCGCCGCCTCCAAAACCCCGCTCCAGGCTCCCACTCCGACGCCACTCCGCCGCCGGAGGCCCGGCGCCGGCGCACCGACCCCAACgcccctcggccgccgcctccgcgcgCTCGAGGCCGACCAGTTGCGCTCCGCCCGCCGCGCCGAGTCCGGCGGCGAGCGCGCCCTCCGCACCTTCGCCGCATCCGCTTCGTCATggctctccctcctcctccgcgaCCCCTCCGCCTGCGGCTGCTCACCTGCCACTGGTTCCGCCGCCTCCCAGCCCTGCGCTGCGGGTAAGCGCGACGCGCTCGATGGAGAGCGGGCGAATGGGGGGCGCAGCCCGAAGAGGCGCCGTGGTGGTGATCTCCGCGGGGAGAGGAGGAAAGGAATGACGCCAGTTATGGCGGCCGCGTTAAGGGATTCTCTGAGGGAGGCTTGCAGCCTGGATGATGTTACGGAGAGGATGGGGAGGCACATGAGCAAGGACGCGTGCGAGGAGGTGCTCGTCATGATGTACCAAATTTGCAAG aacATCGATGAGGGTAGACTGAAGATGAAAGCACATTGCCCTCTTGTTACTGACCTTAGGCTCAAAGAGAAAGCAATCAGAATTTTCATGTGTTACAATCCAGAGTGGCTCAGGATTGGCTTGCATATTGTCCTTGGGGGTGATTCCCTGCTGCCGAATGGATCAGGGAAAAAGGACAAGGAGGTTCCTTTTCTAAAACTTATTCTGGAGAAGCAGATGTTTGGTCAAATCATGACTGCAAAATCCTCTGCTCATAATAAGGTGGCACAAGGGCTCCACAGACAGGGTTATAGTGAACCGTTAGGCAATATAATACTGAAAAGAATTTTTCTGCTTGTTGCCGCACTGGACAGAGCTAAAATAGAAAGTGCTCTACCTGGCGAAACCGGAATTGATGGCCTTGATGGTGGATCCCCTCTTTTATTTTATCACCAAGACCAAATAAAATCTAGTCGGCAAATCATTCAGG AGTCTTTGGGGGAGGCCATGCATGGAGAAGGTGACCTCCTGATTCACCTCGCAACTATGGGATATAAACTGAGTTATCAACAG CCTGCTCTGTCAGAGTATGATTTCACTATAAGGAGTCTATTTGAGGATCTCCAAGATGGCATAATTATTTGTAGAGTTGTTCAGCTGCTGCTCTCTGATGCATCAATTATTTTG AAAGTGACTGCTCCTTCAGATACACATAAGAAGAAGTTGCATAATTGCACCGTAGCTATACAGTATATCAAGCAAGCTGGGGTTCCATTATCTGATTCTGATGGAGTCACAATTTCGGCTGAAGACATTGCTACTGGGGATAAGGAGCTTATTCTTTCATTGCTGTGGAATGTGTTCATCCATATGCAG CTACCCTTGTTAGCAAACACAACTTCACTAGCTCAGGAAGTGACCAGGCTAAAAGTACTAACG GAACAACTAATTTCTGAGAGCAAGTCACACATTGGCTTGCTTTACGATTGGGTTCAG GTGATATGCTCAAAAAATGGCATGAAAGTTGAAATTCCATCTCAGTTTGACAGGAGAGCACTGAACTGCCTCATCAACTATTATTTGGACATTGATATTATTCCTCTCAAG GACACACTAAGTGGATGTCGAAAGGAATTGTTCACCAGTCATGAACTTGATACTATTACTGATATCGCCAGCTGTCCATCCAGCAAGATGGGGAAAGTGCTTGCAGACTTTCTTCAG GATATTCCAGCTAGCAGTATCCTAGCTGATGATGTATTATTTGATGAAAAGAGTGCAATACTTTTGCTTGCATTCCTATCTTCATATCTGACTAATGACAAAAGATTG GATCAACTAAAGAATTTTATCAATATGAGGTTGGACCACCAAAGCCCGGAGACTAAGATTTCCGCTAGGTGTAGATGTCGAGGAGAGGATGATGTGAAGTATCAATCTCCTCGGACGAATAACAAAGATGGTTCAGGTACCAACCAGG AGTGGGCTGCAACTATTATACAGACTCATGCCAGAAGTATTATTGCAAAGAATAAATATTGTAAGCGTAAGAAGGCAATATTTATCCTGCAAGGTGCTCTCAGAGCTTGGTCAGCTGTTATCATGAAAAGGAATCGTAGCTGTCTAGCTATTGCTGCCTCTACTCCCTGGAAAGCACATG GAAACTACAACAGACATTTTGTTTTCATAATAGAAAGGCGTAGATTTGTGCAGATGAGAAAATCTTCAATTATGATTCAGCAGGCTGTAAGGATTTGGATTAGAGGAAGAAAAAGCCACGATAACAATGAGCCTTTCAAAAGGCATGAGTTCTTGGAAACTACAACTCCATCCGAAACTAATTGTATTGCTCCTGCCCCTCTGGAGCAACGCAGTGGTCAGGATAAAACCATAGCTTCAGCCACTCCTTCGCAGCACTGCGAGCGTGTGGATACACTCAGAGCTTCTGCTGCTCCTCATCTTTGTTTTGATGCCATTGACTGTCTAGATTCAGCCACTCCACTGCAGCTTAGCGATAAACCGAGCAATCCTGTAACTTCAGCCATTCAGCTGTGCAAAAGTGGGCGTGACTGTATAGATCGTCCAAGTCCTCTTCTGAGTATGTTTGAGAGTAGCCGTATAAGTACCGTTAGCTGTCAGTTGTGTGAGGTTGAGACTTCCAACGTAGTTTCAGCCACTAAGCTTGTGTGCGAGGATGACGTGGACTGCGGTGGCAAAATTTTATCTCGAACTTTCTTCAAGCATGAACAGCCAGTGTCTACCTGGATCGATTTCCCAGTTTTCAAGGAAGTAGTGGCTGTTCAAAGGATACAATCTGCATATAGAAGATTCTTGCACAACAGAAACTTAAGGGTAGCTGCTACAATCAAAATCCAGAGCCACTGGCGGGGTTTATCAGTGCGCAAGTGCTTCACAAGGCAAGTTCAGGCTATCATAGCAATCCAGACCTCAACAAGACTATTCTTGTACCACCGGGCTTTTCAGCGGCGCCGGCTTGCTGCAATACTGATTCAACAAGTTGTCAGGGGATGGTTAGCTAGAAAGAGACTGTTAG GTTCTTCGCTGCAAACCTACAGAAGACTTTGTGTACTTGACCAAAGTCAACACAAAAAATGTCATCAAAGCCTTGAGTTGAAAATTGTGCTACATTCAGTCTTAAGGCTACAAAGATGGTGGAGGAAGTTCCTGCTGCATCAGTCCATCAGAACATCAGTGATCTCAATTCAATCTTTTGTCCGTGGTTGGTTGGCTCGGAAACAACTAAATCGAGTTTTCTGTTGCATCAACATCATTCAA AGATGGTGGAGAAAACATTTGTTTCTTGAATCAAGGAAGAAATCTGTGATTGTTATCCAAGCTCATTTTCGTGGTTGGATAGCACGACAAGCTGCAATTAGAAATAGGAAACGTATTACTACAATTCAG TCCTATGTTAAAGCCTACCTTGTGAGGAAAGCTTCGAAGCAAGAAGTTACTGATATAAGGTCTAGATTACTGAAGTCTTCTGCACAAGTTGATGATAGCATGCGCCTGATCAACAGACTGGTGGCTGCACTGTCGCAGCTTCTTCGCTGTCGGAGCATAAGCAGCATTCGACAAACTTGCGCAACACTAA GTACTGCTACAGAGTATTCCGAGAAGTGCTGCGAAACACTAGTCAATGCTGGTGCTGTAGACATTTTGCTCAAGCAAATCCATTTGCTGAACCGTGGGATCCCTGACCAGGAAGTCTTGAAGCAAGTGCTCCTTTCTCTCAGGAACATTGCACACTATCCGAATCATCTTAGGATGGTGCTAGTCAACAATCCAGAATCAGTTGAAATCATCTTCCATGAGTTGCTCAG GAACAAAAAAGACGGGTTCTTCATCGCAGCTGATATTCTGAAGAAGTTTTGTGAATCCAAGGAAGGCCATGAAACCGCCCGAACACTGCAGTACCACACAAGGAGGCTGCGCAATCTGGTGCAGGACCTCGAGAAGAAGGTGGAGCTCGACAAGAG GAATGGCCGCACCGGAGCCGTGAAGGAGAACAATCTGCGGCGCCTTGGGGAGGCCGCCACGCTCTATAATCTCCTGACTAGTGATCATTAA
- the LOC133891936 gene encoding condensin-2 complex subunit H2-like, whose protein sequence is MADGGGEGGASGGRFPILQANREPQSNWEVDVAKSLEEYLLRVCSGEVSGEEGAHSVNFAEAALLLQGSVQVYSRKVEYLYSLVLHALEFLSQKKQDQQENGSAQVDENNPSTIPNEEDDIFVGLDDVPVEARTTLDNSVYRDDLQRKIVRPPANLLVFEGDCLDSEASELDSYLLATCDFYGGFLLLDPCDAPAVFYFLQGKKSGKENSVAHQGSSAPSKSRTSVFTSPNGRSGGTGRRLTPGKVQGCTDPTQENNPDQSQETNANQTQENISDFNVDDNWSDPVDHGSPDDDMPHPDDPDVADDSDDEDPWGPLNPHEPGNLKIRPYRRVKGFARQVIGALKKKTVASLFPMAKMDGVISPELAKYFKVQQSLQEELHASQSPPPYEKLMRSFEFGEQENSHVFGDFKDDSGPNIVVNDHDDIDEPDMTNDMYDVDVDIDITTYPVKTNDIPPDGDQGTQDTMDAHESLDDLCRSHLNALLASIAEVEQQSEMDARVSTWKERIEHALEEQDKNPPFDIGSYGEQILDTLSSRTDNTGIAAFSEIVSGRPKYEVARTFSALLQLVNGRSVDLDKGQATNALVCYTADNPFRARLIGPNRRPEMEARFARKRVKLPLQNCGEGGESSPAQQKSPKKQLHRNGKVPVKAAIRLTPDGKRRRRSAQLVQSINLESSG, encoded by the exons CGGCGTTATTGCTCCAGGGATCAGTTCAAGTGTACAGTCGGAAGGTGGAGTATTTGTACTCATTGGTGCTTCATGCATTGGAGTTCCTCTCGCAAAAGAA GCAGGATCAACAGGAAAATGGCTCAGCTCAAGTTGATGAAAACAATCCTAGCACAATTcccaatgaagaagatgatataTTTGTGGGGTTAGATGATGTCCCAG TGGAAGCAAGGACTACTCTGGATAACAGTGTCTATCGAGATGATTTACAAAGAAAAATTGTGAGGCCACCAGCAAATCTGCTGGTGTTTGAAGGAGACTGTCTGGATAGCGAAGCGAGTGAGCTAGACTCATATTTG TTAGCAACGTGCGATTTTTATGGAGGTTTCCTTCTGCTGGATCCATGTGATGCACCGGCTGTTTTTTACTTTCTGCAAGGAAAAAAATCTGGTAAAGAAAATAGTGTGGCTCATCAAGGCAGCTCTGCGCCTTCTAAAAGCCGAACCAGTGTTTTCACTTCCCCAAATGGAAGATCAGGGGGCACCGGTCGTAGATTGACCCCTGGAAAAGTCCAAGGATGCACCGATCCAACTCAGGAAAACAATCCTGATCAATCTCAAGAAACGAATGCAAATCAAACTCAAGAAAATATCAGTGACTTCAATGTAGATGACAATTGGTCTGATCCTGTTGACCATGGCTCTCCTGATGATGACATGCCTCACCCAGATGATCCAGATGTTGCGGATGATTCTGATGATGAGGATCCATGGGGACCGTTGAATCCCCATGAACCTGGCAACCTAAAGATTAGACCTTACAGGAGAG taaaAGGTTTTGCCCGGCAGGTTATTGGTGCTCTGAAAAAGAAAACTGTTGCATCTCTATTTCCTATGGCAAAGATGGATGGTGTCATTAGCCCTGAACTAGCGAAATATTTCAAAGTGCAACAGTCTCTGCAGGAGGAACTTCATGCTTCCCAATCGCCCCCTCCTTATGAAAAG CTTATGAGGTCATTTGAATTTGGAGAGCAAGAAAATAGCCACGTGTTTGGAGATTTCAAGGATGACAGTGGACCCAATATTGTAGTAAATGATCACGATGACATTGATGAGCCAGATATGACGAATGATATGTATGACGTGGATGTTGACATTGACATTACAACATATCCtgtcaag ACTAATGATATACCACCTGATGGGGATCAAGGCACACAGGATACCATGGATGCGCATGAAAGCCTTGATGATTTGTGCCGGTCACATCTG AATGCTCTCCTTGCCAGCATAGCTGAGGTTGAACAGCAGAGCGAGATGGATGCACGAGTTTCAACATGGAAAGAAAGAATTGAGCATGCCCTGGAAGAGCAG GATAAAAACCCACCTTTTGATATTGGCTCATACGGAGAACAAATCCTTGACACACTTTCATCAAGAACTGATAATACAGGGATTGCAGCTTTTAGTGAGATTGTTAGTGGCAGACCAAAGTACGAGGTTGCAAGAACATTCTCCGCCCTTCTCCAGCTG GTGAACGGCAGGAGTGTTGATCTGGACAAAGGACAGGCCACGAATGCGTTGGTGTGCTACACAGCTGACAATCCATTCCGTGCAAGGCTAATCGGTCCCAACCGAAGGCCAGAAATGGAGGCACGCTTTGCCCGGAAGCGAGTCAAGTTACCTCTGCAAAATTGCGGCGAAGGCGGCGAATCCTCTCCAGCGCAACAAAAGTCCCCCAAGAAACAGTTGCATAGAAATGGCAAGGTTCCTGTCAAGGCAGCAATCAGGTTGACTCCTGATGGAAAGCGAAGGCGAAGGTCAGCGCAACTAGTGCAGTCAATCAATCTTGAATCCAGCGGATAA